A region of Ochotona princeps isolate mOchPri1 chromosome 2, mOchPri1.hap1, whole genome shotgun sequence DNA encodes the following proteins:
- the FCRL3 gene encoding Fc receptor-like protein 3 isoform X2, producing the protein MRDKPCICETDVTSPQPGQTPMFLWLLLLILGVLPKAVLLLNPPWSTTFKGQKVTLTCKDFHSPAQEATSWYQNGKFWKEDSDEIKIEKSGCYRCKTPGSSLSDSVHVEFSPDWLILQASYPVFEGGNVTLRCRGEVEEKASEKVYYKNKKKIKDIYNPDSIKLNSVFMNKDEYYCTASRKIAFWSLKETSKPLRIQVQELFAQPVLRARPSQPIEGSPVTLICETQLHPQKSDVQLHFRFFKEDQLLGSGWSSSQDFQILTVRREDAGIYQCEAKTVYQSITKKSLKSQIRVQSVPVSDVNLEIQPRGGELIEGEDMVLTCSVTKGTGAVTFSWHREGKMCLGRKTQYSLLSELRIRAVKEHNAGRYYCTADNNHVPILSKWITVTVRIPVSLPVLTLRVSRAQAVVGDVVELHCEALRGSPPILYQFYHDKVALGNSSTSSRGGVSFNLSLTTEHSGNYSCQADNGLEAQQSQTVSLTVTGTSGSRIGLVTGGTIGGLLLLTSISLATLAALLPRFRTQGKSGGLRIPGTSCDSSSECQETSRSRPSNIHFQQLPNPEPPAIMEALYNNVHPKEDLVYSEVCSPHHMNKNSANSPRIHWPVKEPMIIYSELKKSHTDGFTEEYSRNGSFHEDATENYENIPSAPATLEQ; encoded by the exons ATGAGAGATAAGCCCTGCATCTGTGAGACGGACGTGACCAGCCCTCAGCCAGGCCAGACTCCCATGTTTTTGTGGCTGCTGTTGTTGATCCTGG GAGTTCTTCCAAAAGCTGTCCTTCTCCTCAATCCTCCATGGTCTACAACCTTCAAAGGGCAGAAAGTGACTCTTACGTGCAAGGATTTCCATTCCCCAGCTCAGGAGGCCACATCTTGGTATCAGaatggaaagttctggaaagAAGATTCTGATGAGATCAAAATTGAAAAATCTGGCTGTTACCGATGCAAAACACCAGGATCCTCCCTCAGCGACTCTGTGCATGTGGAATTTTCACCTG ACTGGTTGATTCTCCAGGCTTCATATCCTGTCTTTGAAGGAGGTAATGTAACTCTGAGATGCCGTGGGGAAGTTGAAGAAAAGGCAAGTGAAAAGGTGTACtacaagaataaaaagaaaattaaagacattTACAATCCAGACTCCATTAAACTAAATTCAGTCTTCATGAACAAAGATGAATACTACTGTACTGCCTCAAGGAAAATAGCCTTTTGGTCATTGAAAGAAACCTCAAAGCCTTTAAGGATCCAAGTTCAAG AACTGTTTGCACAGCCTGTGCTGAGAGCCAGACCATCCCAGCCTATTGAGGGAAGTCCAGTGACCCTGATTTGTGAGACCCAGCTCCATCCACAGAAGTCAGATGTCCAGCTCCACTTCCGCTTCTTCAAAGAAGACCAGCTTCTGGGATCAGGTTGGAGTAGCTCCCAAGATTTCCAAATCCTCACCGTGAGGAGGGAAGATGCAGGCATTTACCAGTGTGAGGCAAAGACAGTGTATCAAAGCATCACCAAAAAGAGCCTGAAATCCCAGATACGGGTGCAGA GTGTCCCTGTATCTGATGTGAATCTGGAGATTCAGCCCCGTGGGGGGGAACTGATTGAAGGAGAAGACATGGTCCTTACCTGCTCAGTAACGAAGGGCACAGGGGCTGTCACATTCTCCTGGCATCGAGAAGGAAAAATGTGCCTGGGCAGAAAGACCCAATATTCCCTGTTGTCAGAGCTACGGATCCGTGCCGTGAAGGAGCACAATGCTGGGAGGTACTACTGTACAGCTGACAACAACCATGTTCCCATCCTCAGCAAATGGATTACAGTCACTGTGAGAA TTCCAGTGTCTCTCCCTGTCCTGACCCTCAGGGTCTCCAGGGCCCAGGCTGTGGTGGGGGATGTGGTGGAGCTGCACTGCGAGGCTCTGAGAGGTTCTCCTCCTATCCTGTACCAATTTTATCATGACAAGGTTGCCTTGGGGAACAGTTCGACTTCCTCAAGAGGAGGAGTATCCTTCAACCTCTCCCTGACTACAGAACACTCTGGAAACTACTCCTGTCAGGCTGACAATGGTCTGGAGGCCCAGCAAAGTCAAACAGTGAGTCTCACTGTCACAG GTACTTCCGGGAGCAGAATAGGACTGGTCACTGGAGGGACCATCGGTGGGCTGCTCCTCCTCACCAGCATCAGTCTTGCCACTCTTGCTGCTCTGCTGCCTCGCTTCAGGACCCAGGGGAAATCAG GAGGACTTCGCATCCCTGGAACATCTTG TGATAGCTCCAGTGAGTGTCAGGAGACTTCCCGGTCCAGGCCTTCCAACATCCACTTCCAACAGCTTCCCAACCCTGAGCCACCAGCCATAATGGAGGCACTATACAACAATG TACATCCCAAAGAAGACCTGGTTTATTCTGAGGTCTGCAGTCCTCATCATATGAATAAAAATTCAG
- the FCRL3 gene encoding Fc receptor-like protein 3 isoform X1, which translates to MRDKPCICETDVTSPQPGQTPMFLWLLLLILGVLPKAVLLLNPPWSTTFKGQKVTLTCKDFHSPAQEATSWYQNGKFWKEDSDEIKIEKSGCYRCKTPGSSLSDSVHVEFSPDWLILQASYPVFEGGNVTLRCRGEVEEKASEKVYYKNKKKIKDIYNPDSIKLNSVFMNKDEYYCTASRKIAFWSLKETSKPLRIQVQELFAQPVLRARPSQPIEGSPVTLICETQLHPQKSDVQLHFRFFKEDQLLGSGWSSSQDFQILTVRREDAGIYQCEAKTVYQSITKKSLKSQIRVQSVPVSDVNLEIQPRGGELIEGEDMVLTCSVTKGTGAVTFSWHREGKMCLGRKTQYSLLSELRIRAVKEHNAGRYYCTADNNHVPILSKWITVTVRIPVSLPVLTLRVSRAQAVVGDVVELHCEALRGSPPILYQFYHDKVALGNSSTSSRGGVSFNLSLTTEHSGNYSCQADNGLEAQQSQTVSLTVTVPVSRPVLTLRAPATPAVVEGLVELHCEALRGSPPILYQFYHENVTLGNKSALSGGGASFNIFLTTEHSGNYSCDADNGLGAQHSEVVTLNFRGTSGSRIGLVTGGTIGGLLLLTSISLATLAALLPRFRTQGKSGGLRIPGTSCDSSSECQETSRSRPSNIHFQQLPNPEPPAIMEALYNNVHPKEDLVYSEVCSPHHMNKNSANSPRIHWPVKEPMIIYSELKKSHTDGFTEEYSRNGSFHEDATENYENIPSAPATLEQ; encoded by the exons ATGAGAGATAAGCCCTGCATCTGTGAGACGGACGTGACCAGCCCTCAGCCAGGCCAGACTCCCATGTTTTTGTGGCTGCTGTTGTTGATCCTGG GAGTTCTTCCAAAAGCTGTCCTTCTCCTCAATCCTCCATGGTCTACAACCTTCAAAGGGCAGAAAGTGACTCTTACGTGCAAGGATTTCCATTCCCCAGCTCAGGAGGCCACATCTTGGTATCAGaatggaaagttctggaaagAAGATTCTGATGAGATCAAAATTGAAAAATCTGGCTGTTACCGATGCAAAACACCAGGATCCTCCCTCAGCGACTCTGTGCATGTGGAATTTTCACCTG ACTGGTTGATTCTCCAGGCTTCATATCCTGTCTTTGAAGGAGGTAATGTAACTCTGAGATGCCGTGGGGAAGTTGAAGAAAAGGCAAGTGAAAAGGTGTACtacaagaataaaaagaaaattaaagacattTACAATCCAGACTCCATTAAACTAAATTCAGTCTTCATGAACAAAGATGAATACTACTGTACTGCCTCAAGGAAAATAGCCTTTTGGTCATTGAAAGAAACCTCAAAGCCTTTAAGGATCCAAGTTCAAG AACTGTTTGCACAGCCTGTGCTGAGAGCCAGACCATCCCAGCCTATTGAGGGAAGTCCAGTGACCCTGATTTGTGAGACCCAGCTCCATCCACAGAAGTCAGATGTCCAGCTCCACTTCCGCTTCTTCAAAGAAGACCAGCTTCTGGGATCAGGTTGGAGTAGCTCCCAAGATTTCCAAATCCTCACCGTGAGGAGGGAAGATGCAGGCATTTACCAGTGTGAGGCAAAGACAGTGTATCAAAGCATCACCAAAAAGAGCCTGAAATCCCAGATACGGGTGCAGA GTGTCCCTGTATCTGATGTGAATCTGGAGATTCAGCCCCGTGGGGGGGAACTGATTGAAGGAGAAGACATGGTCCTTACCTGCTCAGTAACGAAGGGCACAGGGGCTGTCACATTCTCCTGGCATCGAGAAGGAAAAATGTGCCTGGGCAGAAAGACCCAATATTCCCTGTTGTCAGAGCTACGGATCCGTGCCGTGAAGGAGCACAATGCTGGGAGGTACTACTGTACAGCTGACAACAACCATGTTCCCATCCTCAGCAAATGGATTACAGTCACTGTGAGAA TTCCAGTGTCTCTCCCTGTCCTGACCCTCAGGGTCTCCAGGGCCCAGGCTGTGGTGGGGGATGTGGTGGAGCTGCACTGCGAGGCTCTGAGAGGTTCTCCTCCTATCCTGTACCAATTTTATCATGACAAGGTTGCCTTGGGGAACAGTTCGACTTCCTCAAGAGGAGGAGTATCCTTCAACCTCTCCCTGACTACAGAACACTCTGGAAACTACTCCTGTCAGGCTGACAATGGTCTGGAGGCCCAGCAAAGTCAAACAGTGAGTCTCACTGTCACAG TTCCAGTGTCTCGCCCTGTCCTCACCCTCAGAGCCCCAGCGACCCCCGCTGTGGTGGAGGGCCTGGTGGAGCTGCACTGTGAGGCCCTTAGAGGTTCTCCCCCCATCCTGTACCAATTTTATCATGAGAATGTCACCTTGGGGAACAAGTCAGCCCTCTCTGGAGGAGGAGCATCTTTCAACATCTTTCTGAccacagaacattctggaaactaTTCCTGTGATGCTGACAATGGCCTAGGGGCTCAGCACAGTGAAGTGGTGACCCTCAATTTCAGAG GTACTTCCGGGAGCAGAATAGGACTGGTCACTGGAGGGACCATCGGTGGGCTGCTCCTCCTCACCAGCATCAGTCTTGCCACTCTTGCTGCTCTGCTGCCTCGCTTCAGGACCCAGGGGAAATCAG GAGGACTTCGCATCCCTGGAACATCTTG TGATAGCTCCAGTGAGTGTCAGGAGACTTCCCGGTCCAGGCCTTCCAACATCCACTTCCAACAGCTTCCCAACCCTGAGCCACCAGCCATAATGGAGGCACTATACAACAATG TACATCCCAAAGAAGACCTGGTTTATTCTGAGGTCTGCAGTCCTCATCATATGAATAAAAATTCAG